The proteins below are encoded in one region of Manis javanica isolate MJ-LG chromosome 8, MJ_LKY, whole genome shotgun sequence:
- the PLD4 gene encoding 5'-3' exonuclease PLD4 isoform X3 — protein MDVQVGPPEVLRPLQRTSVAAVWPYCTPPHSPQEREASMLQVLGRLALLWLSTATLTYLLWQVHPPSIWAQTRPAVRPARLRASGPRPAWEPLLGKARQQLPKDSCRLVLVESIPQDLPFAAGSPSAPPLAQAWPQLLDAARESIHMASFYWSLTGPDIGVNDSSSRPVCPGPRCQLRPQAVQPGPVLGTQQVGGEALLQKLQQLLARNISLAVATSSPAPARKSTDLQVLAAQGAQVRYVPMTQLTGGVLHSKFWIVDGKHIYLGSANMDWRSLTQVKELGAVIYNCSRLAQDLEKTFQTYWVLGAPKAVLPKPWPQSFSSHINRFHPFQGQFDGVPTTAYFSASPLMLCPHGRTQDLDALLAVIGGARVFIYAEVMEFFPTTRFSRPTRYWPVLDTALRAAAVDRGVHVRLLVSCWLNTDPSMFPYLRSLQALSNPAAHVSVDVKVFIVPVRNHSNIPFSRVSHSKFMVTERAAYIGTSNWSENYFSSTSGVGLVLSQRAPNTQPGPPTAQEQLRQLFERDWSSRYAVRLDGQAQGQDCVWQD, from the exons ATGGACGTTCAGGTGGGACCCCCAGAG GTGCTGAGACCTTTGCAGAGAACATCGGTGGCTGCTGTGTGGCCCTACTGTACGCCACCCCACAGCCCACAGGAGAGAGAGGCCAGCATG TTGCAGGTGCTGGGAAGGCTGGCCCTGCTGTGGCTCAGCACTGCGACTCTCACGTACCTCCTGTGGCAAGTGCACCCTCCTTCCATCTGGGCCCAGACGCGCCCTGCGGTGCGGCCCGCCAGGCTCAGGGCCAGTGGCCCTAGACCGGCCTGGGAACCCCTGCTGGGGAAGGCCAGGCAGCAGCTGCCGAAGGACTCCTGCCG GCTTGTCCTTGTCGAGAGCATCCCCCAGGACCTGCCGTTCGCCGCTGGAAGCCCTTCTGCCCCGCCCCTGGCCCAGGCCTGGCCACAGCTGCTGGACGCCGCCCGGGAGAGCATCCACATGGCCTCCTTCTACTGGTCCCTCACAGGGCCCGACATTGGAGTCAACGACTCGTCTTCCCGGCCGGTGTGCCCCGGGCCCCGCTGCCAACTCAGGCCGCAGGCTGTCCAACCTGgcccagtgctgggcacacagcaagTCGGG GGAGAGGCCCTTCTTCAAAAACTGCAGCAGCTGCTGGCCAGGAACATTTCTCTGGCTGTGGCCACCAGCAGCCCAGCACCGGCCAGGAAGTCCACAGACCTGCAGGTCCTGGCAGCCCAAG GTGCCCAGGTGCGATATGTGCCGATGACACAGCTCACCGGGGGTGTTCTGCACTCCAAATTCTGGATTGTGGACGGGAAGCACATCTACCTGGGCAGTGCCAACATGGACTGGCGGTCCCTGACACAG GTGAAGGAGCTGGGCGCTGTCATCTACAACTGCAGCCGCCTGGCCCAAGACCTGGAGAAGACATTCCAGACCTACTGGGTGCTGGGGGCACCAAAGGCTGTCCTCCCCAAACCCTGGCCTCAGAGCTTCTCCTCCCACATCAACCGTTTCCACCCCTTCCAGGGCCAATTTGACGGGGTGCCCACCACTGCCTACTTCTCG GCATCGCCACTAATGCTCTGCCCCCACGGCCGCACCCAGGACCTGGACGCGCTCCTGGCGGTGATTGGGGGAGCCCGGGTGTTCATCTATGCCGAGGTGATGGAGTTCTTCCCCACCACACGCTTCAGCCGCCCCACCAG GTACTGGCCAGTGCTGGACACAGCGCTGCGGGCAGCAGCTGTGGACAGGGGCGTGCACGTGCGCCTGCTCGTCAGCTGCTGGCTCAACACGGACCCCAGCATGTTCCCCTACCTGCGGTCCCTGCAGGCCCTCAGCAACCCTGCAGCCCACGTCTCAGTGGATGTG AAAGTCTTCATTGTGCCGGTGAGGAATCACTCCAACATCCCGTTCAGCAGAGTGAGCCACAGCAAATTCATGGTCACCGAGAGGGCGGCCTACATAG GCACCTCCAACTGGTCCGAAAATTACTTCAGCAGCACCTCGGGGGTGGGCCTGGTACTCAGCCAGAGGGCCCCCAACACCCAGCCAGGGCCACCCACTGCGCAGGAGCAGCTGCGCCAGCTCTTCGAGCGAGACTGGAGCTCCCGCTATGCTGTGCGCTTGGACGGGCAGGCCCAGGGGCAGGACTGCGTCTGGCAGGACTGA
- the PLD4 gene encoding 5'-3' exonuclease PLD4 isoform X2, with amino-acid sequence MDVQVGPPELQVLGRLALLWLSTATLTYLLWQVHPPSIWAQTRPAVRPARLRASGPRPAWEPLLGKARQQLPKDSCRLVLVESIPQDLPFAAGSPSAPPLAQAWPQLLDAARESIHMASFYWSLTGPDIGVNDSSSRPVCPGPRCQLRPQAVQPGPVLGTQQVGVHLALTELWAVWGDLLGNVWVLRSWQGLGAETSLGACLTAGLALQGEALLQKLQQLLARNISLAVATSSPAPARKSTDLQVLAAQGAQVRYVPMTQLTGGVLHSKFWIVDGKHIYLGSANMDWRSLTQVKELGAVIYNCSRLAQDLEKTFQTYWVLGAPKAVLPKPWPQSFSSHINRFHPFQGQFDGVPTTAYFSASPLMLCPHGRTQDLDALLAVIGGARVFIYAEVMEFFPTTRFSRPTRYWPVLDTALRAAAVDRGVHVRLLVSCWLNTDPSMFPYLRSLQALSNPAAHVSVDVKVFIVPVRNHSNIPFSRVSHSKFMVTERAAYIGTSNWSENYFSSTSGVGLVLSQRAPNTQPGPPTAQEQLRQLFERDWSSRYAVRLDGQAQGQDCVWQD; translated from the exons ATGGACGTTCAGGTGGGACCCCCAGAG TTGCAGGTGCTGGGAAGGCTGGCCCTGCTGTGGCTCAGCACTGCGACTCTCACGTACCTCCTGTGGCAAGTGCACCCTCCTTCCATCTGGGCCCAGACGCGCCCTGCGGTGCGGCCCGCCAGGCTCAGGGCCAGTGGCCCTAGACCGGCCTGGGAACCCCTGCTGGGGAAGGCCAGGCAGCAGCTGCCGAAGGACTCCTGCCG GCTTGTCCTTGTCGAGAGCATCCCCCAGGACCTGCCGTTCGCCGCTGGAAGCCCTTCTGCCCCGCCCCTGGCCCAGGCCTGGCCACAGCTGCTGGACGCCGCCCGGGAGAGCATCCACATGGCCTCCTTCTACTGGTCCCTCACAGGGCCCGACATTGGAGTCAACGACTCGTCTTCCCGGCCGGTGTGCCCCGGGCCCCGCTGCCAACTCAGGCCGCAGGCTGTCCAACCTGgcccagtgctgggcacacagcaagTCGGGGTGCACCTTGCTCTGACCGAGCTGTGGGCAGTCTGGGGTGACCTCCTGGGGAATGTCTGGGTCCTGCGTagttggcaggggctgggggcagagaccaGCCTGGGGGCATGCCTCACAGCTGGCCTGGCTTTGCAGGGAGAGGCCCTTCTTCAAAAACTGCAGCAGCTGCTGGCCAGGAACATTTCTCTGGCTGTGGCCACCAGCAGCCCAGCACCGGCCAGGAAGTCCACAGACCTGCAGGTCCTGGCAGCCCAAG GTGCCCAGGTGCGATATGTGCCGATGACACAGCTCACCGGGGGTGTTCTGCACTCCAAATTCTGGATTGTGGACGGGAAGCACATCTACCTGGGCAGTGCCAACATGGACTGGCGGTCCCTGACACAG GTGAAGGAGCTGGGCGCTGTCATCTACAACTGCAGCCGCCTGGCCCAAGACCTGGAGAAGACATTCCAGACCTACTGGGTGCTGGGGGCACCAAAGGCTGTCCTCCCCAAACCCTGGCCTCAGAGCTTCTCCTCCCACATCAACCGTTTCCACCCCTTCCAGGGCCAATTTGACGGGGTGCCCACCACTGCCTACTTCTCG GCATCGCCACTAATGCTCTGCCCCCACGGCCGCACCCAGGACCTGGACGCGCTCCTGGCGGTGATTGGGGGAGCCCGGGTGTTCATCTATGCCGAGGTGATGGAGTTCTTCCCCACCACACGCTTCAGCCGCCCCACCAG GTACTGGCCAGTGCTGGACACAGCGCTGCGGGCAGCAGCTGTGGACAGGGGCGTGCACGTGCGCCTGCTCGTCAGCTGCTGGCTCAACACGGACCCCAGCATGTTCCCCTACCTGCGGTCCCTGCAGGCCCTCAGCAACCCTGCAGCCCACGTCTCAGTGGATGTG AAAGTCTTCATTGTGCCGGTGAGGAATCACTCCAACATCCCGTTCAGCAGAGTGAGCCACAGCAAATTCATGGTCACCGAGAGGGCGGCCTACATAG GCACCTCCAACTGGTCCGAAAATTACTTCAGCAGCACCTCGGGGGTGGGCCTGGTACTCAGCCAGAGGGCCCCCAACACCCAGCCAGGGCCACCCACTGCGCAGGAGCAGCTGCGCCAGCTCTTCGAGCGAGACTGGAGCTCCCGCTATGCTGTGCGCTTGGACGGGCAGGCCCAGGGGCAGGACTGCGTCTGGCAGGACTGA
- the PLD4 gene encoding 5'-3' exonuclease PLD4 isoform X1 — protein sequence MDVQVGPPEVLRPLQRTSVAAVWPYCTPPHSPQEREASMLQVLGRLALLWLSTATLTYLLWQVHPPSIWAQTRPAVRPARLRASGPRPAWEPLLGKARQQLPKDSCRLVLVESIPQDLPFAAGSPSAPPLAQAWPQLLDAARESIHMASFYWSLTGPDIGVNDSSSRPVCPGPRCQLRPQAVQPGPVLGTQQVGVHLALTELWAVWGDLLGNVWVLRSWQGLGAETSLGACLTAGLALQGEALLQKLQQLLARNISLAVATSSPAPARKSTDLQVLAAQGAQVRYVPMTQLTGGVLHSKFWIVDGKHIYLGSANMDWRSLTQVKELGAVIYNCSRLAQDLEKTFQTYWVLGAPKAVLPKPWPQSFSSHINRFHPFQGQFDGVPTTAYFSASPLMLCPHGRTQDLDALLAVIGGARVFIYAEVMEFFPTTRFSRPTRYWPVLDTALRAAAVDRGVHVRLLVSCWLNTDPSMFPYLRSLQALSNPAAHVSVDVKVFIVPVRNHSNIPFSRVSHSKFMVTERAAYIGTSNWSENYFSSTSGVGLVLSQRAPNTQPGPPTAQEQLRQLFERDWSSRYAVRLDGQAQGQDCVWQD from the exons ATGGACGTTCAGGTGGGACCCCCAGAG GTGCTGAGACCTTTGCAGAGAACATCGGTGGCTGCTGTGTGGCCCTACTGTACGCCACCCCACAGCCCACAGGAGAGAGAGGCCAGCATG TTGCAGGTGCTGGGAAGGCTGGCCCTGCTGTGGCTCAGCACTGCGACTCTCACGTACCTCCTGTGGCAAGTGCACCCTCCTTCCATCTGGGCCCAGACGCGCCCTGCGGTGCGGCCCGCCAGGCTCAGGGCCAGTGGCCCTAGACCGGCCTGGGAACCCCTGCTGGGGAAGGCCAGGCAGCAGCTGCCGAAGGACTCCTGCCG GCTTGTCCTTGTCGAGAGCATCCCCCAGGACCTGCCGTTCGCCGCTGGAAGCCCTTCTGCCCCGCCCCTGGCCCAGGCCTGGCCACAGCTGCTGGACGCCGCCCGGGAGAGCATCCACATGGCCTCCTTCTACTGGTCCCTCACAGGGCCCGACATTGGAGTCAACGACTCGTCTTCCCGGCCGGTGTGCCCCGGGCCCCGCTGCCAACTCAGGCCGCAGGCTGTCCAACCTGgcccagtgctgggcacacagcaagTCGGGGTGCACCTTGCTCTGACCGAGCTGTGGGCAGTCTGGGGTGACCTCCTGGGGAATGTCTGGGTCCTGCGTagttggcaggggctgggggcagagaccaGCCTGGGGGCATGCCTCACAGCTGGCCTGGCTTTGCAGGGAGAGGCCCTTCTTCAAAAACTGCAGCAGCTGCTGGCCAGGAACATTTCTCTGGCTGTGGCCACCAGCAGCCCAGCACCGGCCAGGAAGTCCACAGACCTGCAGGTCCTGGCAGCCCAAG GTGCCCAGGTGCGATATGTGCCGATGACACAGCTCACCGGGGGTGTTCTGCACTCCAAATTCTGGATTGTGGACGGGAAGCACATCTACCTGGGCAGTGCCAACATGGACTGGCGGTCCCTGACACAG GTGAAGGAGCTGGGCGCTGTCATCTACAACTGCAGCCGCCTGGCCCAAGACCTGGAGAAGACATTCCAGACCTACTGGGTGCTGGGGGCACCAAAGGCTGTCCTCCCCAAACCCTGGCCTCAGAGCTTCTCCTCCCACATCAACCGTTTCCACCCCTTCCAGGGCCAATTTGACGGGGTGCCCACCACTGCCTACTTCTCG GCATCGCCACTAATGCTCTGCCCCCACGGCCGCACCCAGGACCTGGACGCGCTCCTGGCGGTGATTGGGGGAGCCCGGGTGTTCATCTATGCCGAGGTGATGGAGTTCTTCCCCACCACACGCTTCAGCCGCCCCACCAG GTACTGGCCAGTGCTGGACACAGCGCTGCGGGCAGCAGCTGTGGACAGGGGCGTGCACGTGCGCCTGCTCGTCAGCTGCTGGCTCAACACGGACCCCAGCATGTTCCCCTACCTGCGGTCCCTGCAGGCCCTCAGCAACCCTGCAGCCCACGTCTCAGTGGATGTG AAAGTCTTCATTGTGCCGGTGAGGAATCACTCCAACATCCCGTTCAGCAGAGTGAGCCACAGCAAATTCATGGTCACCGAGAGGGCGGCCTACATAG GCACCTCCAACTGGTCCGAAAATTACTTCAGCAGCACCTCGGGGGTGGGCCTGGTACTCAGCCAGAGGGCCCCCAACACCCAGCCAGGGCCACCCACTGCGCAGGAGCAGCTGCGCCAGCTCTTCGAGCGAGACTGGAGCTCCCGCTATGCTGTGCGCTTGGACGGGCAGGCCCAGGGGCAGGACTGCGTCTGGCAGGACTGA
- the PLD4 gene encoding 5'-3' exonuclease PLD4 isoform X4, with product MDVQVGPPEVLRPLQRTSVAAVWPYCTPPHSPQEREASMLQVLGRLALLWLSTATLTYLLWQVHPPSIWAQTRPAVRPARLRASGPRPAWEPLLGKARQQLPKDSCRLVLVESIPQDLPFAAGSPSAPPLAQAWPQLLDAARESIHMASFYWSLTGPDIGVNDSSSRPVCPGPRCQLRPQAVQPGPVLGTQQVGVHLALTELWAVWGDLLGNVWVLRSWQGLGAETSLGACLTAGLALQGEALLQKLQQLLARNISLAVATSSPAPARKSTDLQVLAAQGAQVRYVPMTQLTGGVLHSKFWIVDGKHIYLGSANMDWRSLTQVKELGAVIYNCSRLAQDLEKTFQTYWVLGAPKAVLPKPWPQSFSSHINRFHPFQGQFDGVPTTAYFSASPLMLCPHGRTQDLDALLAVIGGARVFIYAEVMEFFPTTRFSRPTRYWPVLDTALRAAAVDRGVHVRLLVSCWLNTDPSMFPYLRSLQALSNPAAHVSVDVKVFIVPVRNHSNIPFSRVSHSKFMVTERAAYIGWMHPQALARPRC from the exons ATGGACGTTCAGGTGGGACCCCCAGAG GTGCTGAGACCTTTGCAGAGAACATCGGTGGCTGCTGTGTGGCCCTACTGTACGCCACCCCACAGCCCACAGGAGAGAGAGGCCAGCATG TTGCAGGTGCTGGGAAGGCTGGCCCTGCTGTGGCTCAGCACTGCGACTCTCACGTACCTCCTGTGGCAAGTGCACCCTCCTTCCATCTGGGCCCAGACGCGCCCTGCGGTGCGGCCCGCCAGGCTCAGGGCCAGTGGCCCTAGACCGGCCTGGGAACCCCTGCTGGGGAAGGCCAGGCAGCAGCTGCCGAAGGACTCCTGCCG GCTTGTCCTTGTCGAGAGCATCCCCCAGGACCTGCCGTTCGCCGCTGGAAGCCCTTCTGCCCCGCCCCTGGCCCAGGCCTGGCCACAGCTGCTGGACGCCGCCCGGGAGAGCATCCACATGGCCTCCTTCTACTGGTCCCTCACAGGGCCCGACATTGGAGTCAACGACTCGTCTTCCCGGCCGGTGTGCCCCGGGCCCCGCTGCCAACTCAGGCCGCAGGCTGTCCAACCTGgcccagtgctgggcacacagcaagTCGGGGTGCACCTTGCTCTGACCGAGCTGTGGGCAGTCTGGGGTGACCTCCTGGGGAATGTCTGGGTCCTGCGTagttggcaggggctgggggcagagaccaGCCTGGGGGCATGCCTCACAGCTGGCCTGGCTTTGCAGGGAGAGGCCCTTCTTCAAAAACTGCAGCAGCTGCTGGCCAGGAACATTTCTCTGGCTGTGGCCACCAGCAGCCCAGCACCGGCCAGGAAGTCCACAGACCTGCAGGTCCTGGCAGCCCAAG GTGCCCAGGTGCGATATGTGCCGATGACACAGCTCACCGGGGGTGTTCTGCACTCCAAATTCTGGATTGTGGACGGGAAGCACATCTACCTGGGCAGTGCCAACATGGACTGGCGGTCCCTGACACAG GTGAAGGAGCTGGGCGCTGTCATCTACAACTGCAGCCGCCTGGCCCAAGACCTGGAGAAGACATTCCAGACCTACTGGGTGCTGGGGGCACCAAAGGCTGTCCTCCCCAAACCCTGGCCTCAGAGCTTCTCCTCCCACATCAACCGTTTCCACCCCTTCCAGGGCCAATTTGACGGGGTGCCCACCACTGCCTACTTCTCG GCATCGCCACTAATGCTCTGCCCCCACGGCCGCACCCAGGACCTGGACGCGCTCCTGGCGGTGATTGGGGGAGCCCGGGTGTTCATCTATGCCGAGGTGATGGAGTTCTTCCCCACCACACGCTTCAGCCGCCCCACCAG GTACTGGCCAGTGCTGGACACAGCGCTGCGGGCAGCAGCTGTGGACAGGGGCGTGCACGTGCGCCTGCTCGTCAGCTGCTGGCTCAACACGGACCCCAGCATGTTCCCCTACCTGCGGTCCCTGCAGGCCCTCAGCAACCCTGCAGCCCACGTCTCAGTGGATGTG AAAGTCTTCATTGTGCCGGTGAGGAATCACTCCAACATCCCGTTCAGCAGAGTGAGCCACAGCAAATTCATGGTCACCGAGAGGGCGGCCTACATAG GTTGGATGCATCCCCAGGCGTTGGCCAGGCCCAGGTGCTGA
- the PLD4 gene encoding 5'-3' exonuclease PLD4 isoform X5, giving the protein MDVQVGPPEVLRPLQRTSVAAVWPYCTPPHSPQEREASMLQVLGRLALLWLSTATLTYLLWQVHPPSIWAQTRPAVRPARLRASGPRPAWEPLLGKARQQLPKDSCRLVLVESIPQDLPFAAGSPSAPPLAQAWPQLLDAARESIHMASFYWSLTGPDIGVNDSSSRPGEALLQKLQQLLARNISLAVATSSPAPARKSTDLQVLAAQGAQVRYVPMTQLTGGVLHSKFWIVDGKHIYLGSANMDWRSLTQVKELGAVIYNCSRLAQDLEKTFQTYWVLGAPKAVLPKPWPQSFSSHINRFHPFQGQFDGVPTTAYFSASPLMLCPHGRTQDLDALLAVIGGARVFIYAEVMEFFPTTRFSRPTRYWPVLDTALRAAAVDRGVHVRLLVSCWLNTDPSMFPYLRSLQALSNPAAHVSVDVKVFIVPVRNHSNIPFSRVSHSKFMVTERAAYIGTSNWSENYFSSTSGVGLVLSQRAPNTQPGPPTAQEQLRQLFERDWSSRYAVRLDGQAQGQDCVWQD; this is encoded by the exons ATGGACGTTCAGGTGGGACCCCCAGAG GTGCTGAGACCTTTGCAGAGAACATCGGTGGCTGCTGTGTGGCCCTACTGTACGCCACCCCACAGCCCACAGGAGAGAGAGGCCAGCATG TTGCAGGTGCTGGGAAGGCTGGCCCTGCTGTGGCTCAGCACTGCGACTCTCACGTACCTCCTGTGGCAAGTGCACCCTCCTTCCATCTGGGCCCAGACGCGCCCTGCGGTGCGGCCCGCCAGGCTCAGGGCCAGTGGCCCTAGACCGGCCTGGGAACCCCTGCTGGGGAAGGCCAGGCAGCAGCTGCCGAAGGACTCCTGCCG GCTTGTCCTTGTCGAGAGCATCCCCCAGGACCTGCCGTTCGCCGCTGGAAGCCCTTCTGCCCCGCCCCTGGCCCAGGCCTGGCCACAGCTGCTGGACGCCGCCCGGGAGAGCATCCACATGGCCTCCTTCTACTGGTCCCTCACAGGGCCCGACATTGGAGTCAACGACTCGTCTTCCCGGCCG GGAGAGGCCCTTCTTCAAAAACTGCAGCAGCTGCTGGCCAGGAACATTTCTCTGGCTGTGGCCACCAGCAGCCCAGCACCGGCCAGGAAGTCCACAGACCTGCAGGTCCTGGCAGCCCAAG GTGCCCAGGTGCGATATGTGCCGATGACACAGCTCACCGGGGGTGTTCTGCACTCCAAATTCTGGATTGTGGACGGGAAGCACATCTACCTGGGCAGTGCCAACATGGACTGGCGGTCCCTGACACAG GTGAAGGAGCTGGGCGCTGTCATCTACAACTGCAGCCGCCTGGCCCAAGACCTGGAGAAGACATTCCAGACCTACTGGGTGCTGGGGGCACCAAAGGCTGTCCTCCCCAAACCCTGGCCTCAGAGCTTCTCCTCCCACATCAACCGTTTCCACCCCTTCCAGGGCCAATTTGACGGGGTGCCCACCACTGCCTACTTCTCG GCATCGCCACTAATGCTCTGCCCCCACGGCCGCACCCAGGACCTGGACGCGCTCCTGGCGGTGATTGGGGGAGCCCGGGTGTTCATCTATGCCGAGGTGATGGAGTTCTTCCCCACCACACGCTTCAGCCGCCCCACCAG GTACTGGCCAGTGCTGGACACAGCGCTGCGGGCAGCAGCTGTGGACAGGGGCGTGCACGTGCGCCTGCTCGTCAGCTGCTGGCTCAACACGGACCCCAGCATGTTCCCCTACCTGCGGTCCCTGCAGGCCCTCAGCAACCCTGCAGCCCACGTCTCAGTGGATGTG AAAGTCTTCATTGTGCCGGTGAGGAATCACTCCAACATCCCGTTCAGCAGAGTGAGCCACAGCAAATTCATGGTCACCGAGAGGGCGGCCTACATAG GCACCTCCAACTGGTCCGAAAATTACTTCAGCAGCACCTCGGGGGTGGGCCTGGTACTCAGCCAGAGGGCCCCCAACACCCAGCCAGGGCCACCCACTGCGCAGGAGCAGCTGCGCCAGCTCTTCGAGCGAGACTGGAGCTCCCGCTATGCTGTGCGCTTGGACGGGCAGGCCCAGGGGCAGGACTGCGTCTGGCAGGACTGA